From the Candidatus Nealsonbacteria bacterium genome, one window contains:
- a CDS encoding DUF1297 domain-containing protein, whose translation MSKEKMIKKGEIDEILEGYDEKQITIGVIGSHSALDICHGAKQQGFNTLVICQKGREKTYDQYYKIREGKGVVDETIILDNFSEIINPEVIKEIQRKNTIFMPHRSFEVYVGFEKIENEFRIPLFGSRSILRAEERDTDTERNQYYLMEKGEIPYPKTYKSPDDIDRLVFVKVAEAQRTYERAFFSATNPEEYKQESEKLIRQGKITKEALEKAVIEEFIVGTPVNLNFFYSVINNELELIGTDTRRQTNLDGVLRLSAPQQNEFLRHRGIQMIEAGHFSCTVKESLLEQIFELGEKFVRVARQEYPPGIIGSFALQCALVPGPPKEKFICFDISMRIPGSPGTKYTPYSEYLYNRPMSVGQRIALEIKHALEQKRLADIVT comes from the coding sequence TTGTCAAAAGAAAAAATGATTAAAAAAGGAGAAATAGATGAAATTTTAGAAGGTTATGATGAGAAGCAGATAACAATAGGAGTTATTGGTTCTCATTCTGCGCTTGATATTTGTCACGGAGCAAAACAGCAAGGTTTTAATACGCTTGTTATCTGTCAGAAGGGAAGAGAAAAAACTTATGACCAATATTATAAGATAAGAGAAGGTAAGGGCGTTGTTGATGAAACAATAATTTTAGATAATTTTTCTGAAATTATAAACCCCGAAGTTATTAAAGAGATACAAAGGAAAAATACAATTTTTATGCCTCATAGATCCTTTGAAGTTTATGTCGGCTTTGAAAAAATTGAGAACGAATTTAGAATTCCACTATTTGGTTCGAGAAGTATACTCAGGGCAGAAGAGAGAGACACAGACACAGAAAGGAATCAATATTATCTGATGGAAAAGGGAGAAATTCCTTATCCAAAGACTTATAAAAGTCCTGACGATATTGATAGATTGGTTTTTGTTAAAGTTGCGGAAGCGCAAAGAACTTATGAACGAGCGTTTTTTTCCGCGACGAATCCAGAAGAATATAAGCAGGAATCAGAAAAACTAATAAGGCAAGGGAAGATAACCAAAGAAGCATTAGAGAAGGCAGTGATTGAAGAATTTATTGTTGGAACACCAGTTAATTTGAATTTCTTTTATTCTGTGATTAATAACGAATTAGAATTAATTGGAACAGACACAAGAAGACAAACAAATTTAGATGGAGTTTTAAGGCTTTCAGCGCCGCAGCAAAATGAATTTCTGAGACACAGAGGAATTCAAATGATTGAAGCAGGACATTTTTCTTGTACAGTAAAAGAATCATTACTTGAACAAATTTTTGAACTCGGAGAAAAATTTGTAAGAGTTGCGAGACAAGAATATCCGCCAGGAATTATTGGATCATTTGCTCTTCAATGCGCTTTGGTTCCGGGACCCCCAAAAGAGAAATTTATCTGTTTTGATATAAGCATGAGGATTCCAGGCTCTCCGGGAACGAAATATACGCCTTATTCCGAATATTTATACAACAGGCCGATGAGTGTCGGGCAAAGGATTGCCTTGGAGATTAAACACGCTTTGGAACAAAAAAGATTGGCTGATATCGTAACCTAA
- the miaA gene encoding tRNA (adenosine(37)-N6)-dimethylallyltransferase MiaA, translating to MANVYNKKLIVILGPTASGKTKLALKLAKKFKGEIVSADSRQIYKEMNIGTAKPTKKETKSIPYYLIDVISPNEDFNVALYKKLAVEKIINIQKKGKIPFLVGGTGLYISSITDNISFPVVTPDKKLRKNLEKKTAMELFKIYKKSDPEGSKLIDKNNKRRLVRAIEVCKTTGKSFWQQREKQKPIFDVLKIGIKIKKEELKKRIKKRTDAMFKSGLEKEVKKLYKKYCFLPVFHTIGYQEFKEYFEGKTNREETKKLIELHTLQFAKRQMTWFKQSKKILWIKNREEAEKLIKNFLRQKKSQP from the coding sequence ATGGCAAACGTTTATAATAAAAAATTAATTGTAATTTTAGGCCCAACTGCTTCGGGAAAAACGAAATTAGCATTGAAACTCGCAAAAAAATTTAAAGGGGAGATTGTTTCGGCTGACTCTCGGCAAATTTATAAAGAAATGAATATCGGAACAGCCAAGCCAACCAAAAAAGAAACAAAGAGTATCCCCTATTATTTAATAGATGTTATAAGTCCAAATGAAGATTTTAACGTTGCTCTCTATAAAAAGTTAGCCGTAGAAAAAATTATAAATATCCAAAAAAAAGGAAAAATCCCTTTTTTAGTCGGCGGAACCGGACTTTATATCTCTTCGATAACCGACAACATCTCCTTTCCTGTTGTTACTCCAGATAAAAAATTAAGAAAAAATTTAGAAAAAAAGACGGCTATGGAACTTTTTAAAATTTATAAAAAATCAGACCCTGAAGGTTCAAAATTGATTGATAAAAACAATAAAAGGAGACTCGTTCGGGCAATCGAAGTATGTAAAACAACAGGAAAATCTTTCTGGCAACAAAGAGAAAAACAAAAACCGATTTTTGATGTTTTGAAAATTGGAATAAAAATAAAAAAAGAAGAATTAAAAAAAAGGATTAAAAAAAGAACGGATGCAATGTTTAAGTCGGGACTAGAGAAAGAAGTAAAAAAACTCTATAAAAAATACTGCTTTCTTCCTGTTTTTCACACAATCGGATATCAGGAGTTTAAAGAATATTTTGAAGGAAAAACAAATAGAGAGGAAACAAAAAAATTAATTGAGCTCCATACTCTCCAGTTTGCCAAACGCCAAATGACTTGGTTTAAACAAAGTAAAAAAATCCTCTGGATAAAAAACCGGGAAGAAGCTGAAAAATTAATAAAAAATTTTTTAAGACAAAAAAAGAGCCAACCTTAA
- the miaB gene encoding tRNA (N6-isopentenyl adenosine(37)-C2)-methylthiotransferase MiaB — MKYFIVTFGCQMNESDSERIASALKKAKYKPASRINEADLIVINMCSVRQAAVDRVLGKIIDFSKFKLQNANCKFLLTGCISKKDEKKFEKYFDYVLSIKTLNLWKDFLKEEKCFYYPPSRDSNFCEKFTNQYLKFNPHSSNNFSALIPISVGCNNFCSFCVVPFARGPEINRNHKEIIKEAKTAIKKGAKEIWLLGQNVNSYKSANIDFPGLLRMVNKIPGNFWIRFTSSHPKDFSDELMETMKSCEKVTDYLNLPVQAGDNKILKKMNRPYTIEHYKNLVKKIRNKIPDICLSTDVIVGFPGETKKQFENTVKLFKEIKFDMAYIAKYSPRPQTQAEKMKDNVSSEEKEKRKKIINEILKKTALENNKKYIGKTIEVLIEKEEKGFLIGKTESYKTVRLKISNNSPAGGLVGKFIKIKITEATPWRLKG; from the coding sequence GAATGAATCAGACAGTGAAAGAATAGCTTCGGCCTTAAAAAAAGCTAAATATAAACCAGCTTCGAGAATTAACGAAGCTGATTTAATTGTGATTAATATGTGCTCGGTCAGGCAGGCAGCAGTAGACAGAGTTCTTGGAAAAATCATCGATTTTTCTAAATTTAAATTGCAAAATGCAAATTGTAAATTTCTTCTTACGGGTTGCATATCAAAAAAAGATGAAAAAAAATTTGAGAAATACTTTGATTATGTTTTGTCAATTAAAACATTAAACCTTTGGAAAGACTTTTTAAAAGAAGAAAAATGTTTTTACTATCCCCCGTCCCGCGATTCAAATTTTTGTGAAAAATTTACTAATCAATATTTAAAATTTAACCCTCATTCTTCAAATAATTTTTCGGCCTTGATACCTATTTCTGTGGGCTGTAATAATTTTTGCTCATTTTGCGTTGTTCCTTTTGCCCGGGGTCCGGAAATTAACAGAAACCACAAAGAAATTATAAAAGAGGCGAAAACCGCAATAAAAAAGGGGGCTAAAGAAATATGGCTGCTTGGCCAAAACGTAAATTCGTATAAATCCGCGAACATTGACTTCCCCGGATTGTTAAGAATGGTAAATAAAATTCCGGGTAACTTCTGGATTCGTTTTACCAGCTCCCATCCCAAGGATTTTTCCGATGAACTCATGGAAACTATGAAATCCTGCGAAAAAGTAACTGATTATTTAAATTTGCCCGTCCAAGCCGGCGACAATAAAATTTTGAAAAAAATGAACCGGCCTTATACAATTGAACATTATAAAAATTTAGTAAAAAAAATCAGAAACAAAATTCCGGATATTTGCTTATCCACCGATGTTATTGTTGGTTTCCCCGGTGAAACAAAAAAACAATTTGAAAATACCGTAAAACTCTTTAAAGAAATAAAGTTTGATATGGCTTACATCGCAAAATACTCCCCTCGCCCCCAAACCCAAGCCGAAAAAATGAAAGACAATGTTTCGAGCGAAGAAAAAGAAAAAAGGAAAAAAATTATAAATGAAATTCTTAAAAAAACCGCTTTAGAAAATAATAAAAAATACATCGGAAAAACAATTGAGGTTTTAATTGAAAAAGAAGAAAAAGGATTTTTAATCGGAAAAACTGAAAGCTATAAAACCGTGAGATTAAAAATTTCTAACAATTCGCCAGCCGGCGGACTTGTCGGCAAATTTATAAAAATAAAAATAACAGAAGCTACACCTTGGAGATTGAAAGGATAA